One genomic window of Anaerolineae bacterium includes the following:
- a CDS encoding purine-nucleoside phosphorylase has protein sequence MSLSKPEYFTLADIDEVVSAIRERTAFQPRIGMILGSGLGALADAVEAEAVIPYQDLPYWPVSTVAGHAGRLIFGRVEGQPVMVMQGRAHYYEGYPMAQVTLPVRVMQRLGVEMLIVTNAAGAVNPKFHPGDLMLIVDHLNLIGMAGPNPLRGPNLDAFGPRFPDMSQAYDRALMALAREVAREEGLPLREGVYVSLAGPSFETPADLRFLRAIGVDAVGMSTVPEVIVARHGGTRVLGISGISNKANLDGNTVTTHEEVLAAGRLIAPRLTTLVRGVLRRLEASGAA, from the coding sequence ATGTCTTTGTCCAAACCCGAGTATTTCACCCTGGCCGACATCGATGAGGTGGTCTCGGCCATCCGTGAGCGTACGGCCTTTCAGCCGCGGATTGGCATGATCTTGGGGTCCGGGCTGGGCGCCCTGGCCGACGCTGTGGAAGCCGAGGCCGTCATTCCCTATCAGGACCTCCCTTACTGGCCGGTCTCCACGGTGGCCGGACATGCCGGACGGCTGATTTTTGGCCGTGTGGAGGGGCAGCCGGTGATGGTGATGCAGGGGCGGGCCCACTACTACGAAGGCTACCCCATGGCTCAGGTGACCCTCCCCGTGCGGGTGATGCAGCGGCTGGGCGTGGAGATGCTCATCGTGACCAACGCAGCCGGTGCGGTCAACCCCAAGTTTCACCCCGGCGACCTGATGCTCATCGTGGACCATCTGAACCTGATCGGCATGGCCGGCCCCAACCCCTTGCGTGGGCCAAATCTGGACGCTTTTGGCCCCCGTTTTCCCGATATGAGCCAGGCCTACGATCGGGCGCTCATGGCCCTGGCCCGAGAGGTGGCCCGCGAAGAAGGTTTGCCCTTGCGGGAAGGGGTGTATGTGAGTCTGGCCGGGCCTTCCTTTGAGACCCCTGCGGACCTGCGTTTCCTGCGGGCCATAGGCGTGGATGCCGTGGGGATGTCCACCGTGCCCGAAGTCATCGTGGCCCGACATGGTGGCACGCGGGTGCTGGGGATCTCCGGCATCAGCAACAAGGCCAACCTGGATGGCAACACGGTGACCACCCACGAAGAGGTGCTGGCTGCCGGAAGGTTGATCGCCCCGCGATTGACCACCCTGGTGCGGGGTGTGTTGCGTCGCCTGGAGGCCTCCGGGGCCGCCTGA
- a CDS encoding tyrosine-type recombinase/integrase: MEEQIRAFIQSLADSGAYSEGTLASYRGDLRKGWQMMSRAKGQTVGLDDLSPELILSMIQAEIEAGRKRSTIQRRVASWRAFDRFLLQYGLRTTSFMPPREALIALWQKAAEPAHAACLSSEQLQQLWTTLLQSTQRRAIRDLALIALFVEWGFPSQMVIQLRVEHVDLERRVVYVPQPVMRLEEFPLEESYEPLRRYLERGRPEFDPKPGENALFVSQLGRGLSRQGVWQLIQGWGAAAGLSINMTPRVLRNTAVLRMIRRGEPLERIQTALGHANPISTSVLLRRVERLCRALPMPIIPRLPEEAR; the protein is encoded by the coding sequence ATGGAAGAGCAGATTCGGGCGTTCATTCAATCGTTGGCAGACTCAGGGGCCTATAGTGAGGGTACCTTGGCCTCATATCGGGGCGACCTGCGGAAGGGTTGGCAGATGATGTCCCGGGCGAAGGGTCAAACCGTTGGGCTGGACGATCTTTCGCCGGAACTCATCCTGTCCATGATCCAGGCGGAAATCGAGGCAGGGCGCAAGCGGAGCACCATCCAGCGCCGGGTGGCCTCCTGGCGGGCCTTTGACCGTTTTTTGTTGCAATATGGCCTGCGCACGACCTCGTTCATGCCCCCTCGCGAGGCCTTAATCGCCTTATGGCAAAAGGCGGCGGAGCCCGCTCATGCGGCCTGCCTGAGCAGCGAGCAACTGCAGCAACTTTGGACGACCTTATTGCAGTCCACCCAGCGACGGGCCATCCGCGATTTGGCGCTGATTGCCTTGTTTGTCGAATGGGGCTTTCCCAGCCAAATGGTGATTCAACTGCGGGTGGAGCATGTGGATCTGGAGCGCCGGGTGGTCTATGTGCCCCAGCCGGTGATGCGTCTGGAGGAGTTCCCGCTGGAAGAGTCCTACGAACCGTTGCGGCGCTATTTGGAGCGGGGGCGGCCGGAATTCGACCCCAAGCCTGGGGAAAACGCCCTGTTCGTCAGTCAGTTGGGCCGGGGCCTGAGCCGTCAGGGCGTCTGGCAATTGATTCAGGGATGGGGCGCGGCGGCTGGCCTGTCCATCAATATGACGCCCCGCGTGCTGCGCAACACCGCCGTGTTGCGCATGATCCGCCGGGGCGAACCTCTGGAGCGCATCCAGACGGCCCTGGGGCACGCCAACCCCATTTCCACCTCCGTGCTGTTGCGCCGGGTAGAGCGCCTTTGCCGCGCTTTGCCCATGCCCATCATCCCCCGCCTGCCTGAAGAGGCACGCTAA
- a CDS encoding GNAT family N-acetyltransferase has product MSPLEIRPALAADIPYLVRLDHTVESTHVWRLEWSHGETLGARFRPAPLPRPVILPYPYAPEAFLEDWRRLPALWVALQDGRPVGYATLRWSPAPDVAWLSDLVVDSPYRRQGIGRALLLHVLHWAAQQGYRRLVWAASFRNHPAVSLAFRVHLHFVGFQQAFFPNGDTALFLGRDV; this is encoded by the coding sequence ATGAGCCCTCTGGAGATTCGCCCGGCTTTGGCCGCCGATATCCCTTATCTGGTGCGGCTGGATCACACCGTGGAAAGCACCCATGTCTGGCGTCTGGAGTGGAGCCACGGCGAAACGCTGGGCGCCAGGTTTCGTCCCGCGCCGCTCCCCCGGCCGGTGATCCTGCCGTATCCCTATGCGCCTGAGGCCTTTCTCGAGGACTGGCGGCGGTTGCCCGCGTTGTGGGTGGCCTTGCAAGATGGCCGCCCGGTGGGCTATGCGACCTTGCGCTGGTCGCCGGCGCCAGATGTGGCCTGGCTTTCGGACCTGGTGGTGGACTCTCCTTATCGCCGTCAGGGGATTGGACGGGCCTTGCTCCTGCATGTGCTCCACTGGGCGGCTCAACAGGGATACCGCCGTTTGGTGTGGGCGGCCTCCTTTCGCAATCACCCGGCCGTTTCCCTGGCCTTCCGGGTCCATTTGCACTTCGTGGGTTTTCAGCAGGCCTTCTTCCCCAATGGGGATACGGCGTTGTTTTTGGGTCGAGATGTGTAA
- a CDS encoding NAD(P)-binding domain-containing protein, with the protein MSTVSRYTVVGAGHGGKAMAAHLALMGFEVMLYNRTPANIAGIQARGGIELLSPEGGGSGFGRLVKATSDIGEAVRFGQVIMVVVPSNAHRPLAAQMAPHLQAGQIVVLHPGRTFGALEFRHILRQQGVGGGVLVAEAQTFIYASRSEGPAQARIFRVKEAVPLAALPATDTPRVLEALRPAYPQFIDGVDVLHTGLNNIGAIFHPTITLLNVGWIEATGGEFQFYLDGVTPTVARIMEVIDRERVTVAAALGVRAITARAWLQMAYDARGNNLHEAIHNQPGYRGIKAPSTLQHRYLLEDVPMSLVPIANLGQRYGVSVRGMESFIRLASIAHGTDYWRRGRTLERLGIEHLSVSELQRYVREGVWDANLW; encoded by the coding sequence ATGAGCACGGTGAGTCGCTACACTGTGGTAGGCGCTGGGCATGGCGGCAAAGCCATGGCCGCCCACCTGGCGCTGATGGGGTTTGAGGTCATGCTGTACAACCGCACCCCGGCCAACATTGCCGGCATTCAGGCCCGGGGGGGCATTGAACTGCTCTCGCCGGAGGGAGGGGGCTCCGGCTTTGGGCGTCTGGTCAAGGCCACCAGCGACATCGGCGAGGCCGTGCGCTTTGGCCAGGTCATCATGGTCGTGGTGCCCTCCAACGCCCATCGGCCGCTGGCGGCCCAAATGGCTCCCCATCTGCAGGCCGGGCAAATCGTGGTGCTGCATCCTGGGCGCACCTTTGGGGCGTTGGAGTTTCGCCACATCTTGCGTCAACAGGGCGTGGGGGGAGGGGTGCTGGTAGCCGAAGCGCAGACCTTTATCTACGCCTCGCGCTCCGAGGGTCCGGCCCAGGCGCGGATTTTCCGTGTCAAAGAGGCGGTGCCTCTGGCGGCTTTGCCCGCCACCGACACGCCGCGCGTGTTGGAGGCGCTGCGCCCGGCTTACCCCCAATTCATCGACGGTGTGGATGTGCTTCACACCGGGCTGAACAACATTGGCGCCATCTTTCATCCTACCATCACCCTGCTCAACGTCGGCTGGATCGAGGCCACCGGCGGCGAGTTTCAGTTTTATCTGGACGGCGTGACGCCTACGGTGGCCCGCATCATGGAGGTCATCGACCGCGAGCGAGTGACCGTGGCAGCGGCGTTGGGCGTGCGGGCCATCACCGCCCGCGCGTGGTTGCAGATGGCCTACGACGCGCGGGGGAACAACCTCCACGAGGCCATTCACAACCAGCCGGGATACCGCGGCATCAAAGCGCCTTCCACCTTGCAGCACCGCTATTTGCTGGAAGATGTGCCCATGAGCCTAGTACCCATTGCCAACCTGGGGCAACGCTACGGCGTCTCGGTGCGCGGCATGGAGAGTTTCATCCGCCTGGCCAGCATCGCCCACGGCACGGATTACTGGCGACGGGGTCGCACCCTGGAGCGACTGGGCATCGAGCACCTCAGCGTGAGCGAGTTGCAGCGCTATGTGCGCGAAGGGGTGTGGGACGCGAATTTGTGGTAA